The Bosea sp. AS-1 region TCTCGGCGTCGTGGAAATCGATCAGCATGGTCGCGACGACATAGAGCGCGGCGCAGGCGGCGAAGAAATAGAGAACCATGAGGTAGGCGCCGGTCGCCTGCAGGATCAAACCCGTGATGATCGGGATGGCGATGCCGCTGGCGCTGCCCGCGAAGTTCATGGCGCCACCGACGATGCCGACCTTCTCGCGAGGTGCGAGAATGGCGGGCAGGCTCCAATAGAGGCTTCCGAAATACAGCAGGAAGAGAGTGACCGAGAGCACGGCGACCGCCATTACGGGATCCGCGACCTGTGGCAGGATGAGGAACGACAGCATCACGCCGAATCCGCTGATGCCGAGCGCGGCCTTGTAGGTCGTGCTGCGCCGCATGCCCCTGGCCTGCAGCTTGTCGACCAGGAAGCCGCTGAGCAGAGAGCCGAACATGCCGGAAAGGAAGATCACGAAGGTTGCGCCGCCCATCTGCTTGAGGTCGAAGCCGCGGGCCTGAGCGAGATAGCTCGGCCCCCATGTCAGCAGGCCGAAGTTGATCATGGCCCAGCTCATTCGCCCTGTGAGGATGGCGGAAAGCGAGCGGCGCGAAATGGCTTTCGGAGCCGCGCTCACTGTTGGAGCTCCGCCGGCCGTCGAGGCCTCGATCAGACGCAGCTCGTCGTCGTTGACACCCGGGTGGTCCGAAGGCTTGTCGCGCAGATACCACCAGGAAAGATAGCCGAGCAGGATGGTGGCCACGCCGGCGACGATGAAGGCTGTCCGCCATGAGCCGAGTGTCAAGATCAGCCAGGCGATGATGACGCCGCCGAACGCCGCGCCCAGCGGAGCGCCACTGTCCATCAGCACCGCTCCTCGTCCACGTTCACGAGGCGACAGCCAGATCGAATTGAGCTTGGCGCCAGCCGGAAACAGCGGCGCTTCGGCCGCGCCCAGGCCGATGCGGCTGAGCAGCAGCGTGATGCCACCGGTGCAAAGACCGGCGATCGTCTGGAAGATGCCCCAGCCGACGGTCGCGCCGGTGATGAGGGCGCGGGGGCCGAATTTGTCGATCAGCCAGCCGCCGGGGATCTGGAGGGCGGCATAGCTCCAGAAGAAGGCGCTCAGGATCAGTCCCTGCATCGCCGGTTCCAGTCCGAACTCCTTGGCGATGGTCGGCATCGCGATGGATAGTGCAGTACGGTCGATCAGGTTGATGACGACGAGCACGAAGACGATTCCGAAGATGCGCCAACGCACTGTTGTCGCTCCGGTCGCTGCTGCGTCAGCATGTGCGACGCCGCCTTGCGGCCTGTGAACCCGCTCAAGTCCCGACATGATTTGCCCTCCGCCCGGCTGGCCGAGCTCTCTTCTGCGTTTCCTGAGGATGCAACTGCGGAGGCCGTCGGGCCGACGTGCAGGACACCCCTCCTCGTCACCGGCGATACGTGCCGCTGGTGTTATCGAGGCCGACGCTACATGCGTTCTGGTATGCCGGTGTAATGAAGTTTAATGATGATGTGATCTAGAAAACGATATCACTGGAAATGGCTGATGCTTCCCGTTGCGAACGCGCCGTCGCTCCTGCGGCGGCTCAAGAACCGGCAGCTGCTGCTTCTGACGGCTATCGATGAAAGTCGAAGCCTGAGGCGTGCGGCGGCTTCGCTGAACATGACACAGCCGACGGCAACGAAGCTGCTGCAGGATCTCGAAGCCACATTGGGGCTTTCACTCTTCGAGCGCGGCAGGCGCGGGGTTCGAGCGACGGTCTATGGGGAGGTGATGATCCGCCATGCCCGGCTGATCTTGAACGATCTTGAACGGACCTGCCTGGAGCTGGAGTCGCTGGCTTCGGGGGCGACGGGCCGTTTGAGGATCGGCGCCGTCATCAGCGCCATTCCTTTTCTTCTTGCACGCGCCGTTGCGGCGCTGAAGCGCGATCAACCACGGCTCGATATCGCGATCGAGGTAGGAACCAGTGACGCGCTCGTTCCCATGCTGGCGAAAGGGGAACTGGATGTCCTGCTGGCCCGCCCGCTGGCGCTCGCCGGCCGGTCGGACTTCGACTACGAAGATCTGATCGACGAGCCTCTGCACATCGTCTCTCGCGTCGACCATCCGCTGGCATCGGCTCGGGCCTTGAGCATGGCGGATCTGGCCTCCTGGCCATGGACACTTCTGCCGGCCGGCAGCCCGATGCGAAAGGTGCTCGCGCCGCTTTTCGCCGCGATGATGGCCCATCAGCCTCTGGATGTCGTCGAGACCTCGTCGATGATGACGATGATCGCGCTGCTTCAGGAGAGCGACATGCTCGCCGTAATGCCGGGCGATGTCGCGACCTTCGCGGTTCAGCATGGTCTGCTACACCATCTGGATGTCGCGCTGCCGCCGATCATGGGCTCTTATGGCATTCTGAGCCTCAAGGAGCAGCCACGCTCGGCCAGCACGATCGCCTTTGTCCGCTGCCTGAAGCAGTGTCTGGTCGAAGGCAGTAATTGAACCCGGACTGCTCCAGTTCCCGTCGTTCAACGAACGCCTGAAAGCAGACGTTCATCCTCGGCCGAGGACCAATCGCAACCCATGCCCGCACGGTCCTCGCCGAAATTGCCTGCTGGCCTCAAGCCGCCACGCGATTTGCGTTCCACTGCCCTGCTTGGCTCAGGATCATCTCCGGGTCGTCGAAGCGCGCCTGAAGAATCTCGCGATACAGCGCCTCTTCGCGCAGGCGCGTGACCTCCCCCTCGCCTCCGATGAGGAGCCGTAGCGCCTGCTCCAGGGCTTCGACCATCCCCGACCCTTCATCGAACTGCGCCTTCTTGCGCCAGACCAGATCCTCGGGCAGCAGATCGGCGCAGGCCTTCCGCAGCAGCCATTTCTCGGTGGTGGTTCCGGTCGATTCCGGCGCGCTCGGATCGGTACGGCGTAGCTTCAATTCCGCCGGTGCGGACTGTGCGAAGGCGATCAGGTCCCGATCGAGGAACGGAGTGCGCGCCTCCAGCGACTCCGCCATGGTCATCCGGTCGACGCGCTGAAGATTGATGTTGTGCATCGCCCCCAAGCTGCGCGTCAGCTCGTCCGCGAGGGCACGCGGATCATCCACATAGGCATGGTGATAGGCATAGCCCGCGAAAAGCTCGTCCGCTCCCTCGCCGGTCAGGACCGCCTTGACATGGCGCCGTGCCAGCCGGGCCGCAAAAAGCGTGGGTACGGCACTGCGCACGAGATCCGCGTCGGCGCTTTCGAGGTGGTAGATGACATGCGACAGGTTCTCGGCGATGTCCTGGGCCGAGAAGCTGTATTCGTGATGATCGGAGCCGATATGGTCGGCGACACGCCTGGCGGCGCGCAGATCGGATGAGCCGACAGTGCCCACGGCAAAGGTCTTCAATGGAGCCTGCCCGGCTGCCAGCCTGACCTTCTGTGCGATAGCGGCGATGACCGAGCTGTCGAGCCCACCGGACAGGAAGGAGCCGACCTCGACATCGGCGACCATCCATTTCGCGACCGCTTCCTCCAGCGTCAGGCGCAACTCGCCGGCAATCGACCCGATATCCAATCCCGGCTCGGCCACAGCCGCTCCGGACGGCACGCGGTACCAG contains the following coding sequences:
- a CDS encoding MFS transporter — its product is MRWRIFGIVFVLVVINLIDRTALSIAMPTIAKEFGLEPAMQGLILSAFFWSYAALQIPGGWLIDKFGPRALITGATVGWGIFQTIAGLCTGGITLLLSRIGLGAAEAPLFPAGAKLNSIWLSPRERGRGAVLMDSGAPLGAAFGGVIIAWLILTLGSWRTAFIVAGVATILLGYLSWWYLRDKPSDHPGVNDDELRLIEASTAGGAPTVSAAPKAISRRSLSAILTGRMSWAMINFGLLTWGPSYLAQARGFDLKQMGGATFVIFLSGMFGSLLSGFLVDKLQARGMRRSTTYKAALGISGFGVMLSFLILPQVADPVMAVAVLSVTLFLLYFGSLYWSLPAILAPREKVGIVGGAMNFAGSASGIAIPIITGLILQATGAYLMVLYFFAACAALYVVATMLIDFHDAETH
- a CDS encoding LysR family transcriptional regulator, coding for MLPVANAPSLLRRLKNRQLLLLTAIDESRSLRRAAASLNMTQPTATKLLQDLEATLGLSLFERGRRGVRATVYGEVMIRHARLILNDLERTCLELESLASGATGRLRIGAVISAIPFLLARAVAALKRDQPRLDIAIEVGTSDALVPMLAKGELDVLLARPLALAGRSDFDYEDLIDEPLHIVSRVDHPLASARALSMADLASWPWTLLPAGSPMRKVLAPLFAAMMAHQPLDVVETSSMMTMIALLQESDMLAVMPGDVATFAVQHGLLHHLDVALPPIMGSYGILSLKEQPRSASTIAFVRCLKQCLVEGSN
- the asnB gene encoding asparagine synthase (glutamine-hydrolyzing) produces the protein MCGFVCLWKVDDVGGSLIETMLARLGHRGPDATQVARPAGVPLAMGHCRLAIIGAEDGVQPITVDSEILVANGEIYNHDDLRAILDPGNFRTTSDSETILHLFRSGAQRWVNRLDGMFAFVLATPDRIVAARDPLGIKPLYMARRGKGLAFASELKAFDGLGFDDITALPPGALFDSGNGLRHWYRVPSGAAVAEPGLDIGSIAGELRLTLEEAVAKWMVADVEVGSFLSGGLDSSVIAAIAQKVRLAAGQAPLKTFAVGTVGSSDLRAARRVADHIGSDHHEYSFSAQDIAENLSHVIYHLESADADLVRSAVPTLFAARLARRHVKAVLTGEGADELFAGYAYHHAYVDDPRALADELTRSLGAMHNINLQRVDRMTMAESLEARTPFLDRDLIAFAQSAPAELKLRRTDPSAPESTGTTTEKWLLRKACADLLPEDLVWRKKAQFDEGSGMVEALEQALRLLIGGEGEVTRLREEALYREILQARFDDPEMILSQAGQWNANRVAA